From the Deinococcus radiophilus genome, one window contains:
- a CDS encoding M48 family metallopeptidase produces the protein MEWSLHLNELNFTVRESSRRKTVSLGLERDGQLLVLAPQGTPARQLEQFIESRMDWIYGKLALKTELYRSPQQREYVTGEGFLYAGRSYRLLLVPTSQGRPPLRLHGQRFELAHTDAAQGRELFVAWYSAQLNDWVQAQLARLQSRLRCPPKEIRVTDLGYRWGAASRTGSITLHWRVALLPHRVAEYVLLHELVHLEFHHHRPAFWERLEVMLPDYADRKAWLAQHGADYDL, from the coding sequence ATGGAATGGTCGCTTCACCTCAATGAGTTGAACTTCACCGTGAGGGAAAGCTCCAGACGAAAAACGGTCAGTCTGGGCCTGGAACGAGACGGACAACTGCTCGTTCTTGCACCGCAGGGCACCCCTGCACGGCAACTTGAACAGTTCATTGAGTCAAGGATGGACTGGATTTATGGCAAGCTCGCTCTCAAGACGGAGCTTTACCGTTCCCCTCAGCAGCGGGAGTACGTTACTGGGGAAGGCTTCCTGTACGCTGGACGGTCTTACCGGTTGCTGCTAGTTCCTACCAGTCAAGGCAGACCTCCACTACGCCTGCACGGTCAACGGTTCGAACTGGCTCACACCGACGCAGCACAGGGGCGGGAACTGTTCGTAGCCTGGTACTCGGCACAGCTGAACGACTGGGTACAGGCACAGCTTGCACGGCTTCAATCACGGTTGAGATGTCCTCCTAAAGAAATCCGTGTGACCGACTTGGGTTACAGGTGGGGCGCGGCCAGCAGGACGGGGAGCATCACCCTTCACTGGCGAGTCGCCTTACTGCCGCACCGCGTTGCCGAATACGTTCTGCTTCACGAACTCGTTCACTTGGAGTTTCACCACCACCGACCAGCCTTCTGGGAACGCTTGGAGGTCATGCTGCCTGACTACGCCGACCGCAAGGCCTGGCTGGCTCAACATGGCGCAGACTACGACCTGTGA